One Temnothorax longispinosus isolate EJ_2023e chromosome 8, Tlon_JGU_v1, whole genome shotgun sequence genomic region harbors:
- the LOC139817234 gene encoding odorant receptor 43a-like isoform X2: MHETVITEKANPVATVYDHKKDLQLSLQLNRWMLELIGAWPKSTISWTERYAYRLLNVICTSLISFLVIPAVVCIVIEMNDSYIILKLSGALSFCVLAVVKYSSLIFHEKDIRRGIKHIESDWINTLHYGDRIIMIRSAKFGRRLVTICAFFMYGGAVFFYLALPFSVGKITESDGNLTYRPLVYPVARAIVDVRYSPVSEIFFWMQCLSGFLAHSITATGCSLAAVFAMHAYGRIEILIRWIEHLLNERKDLCDTMDERLAMIVEQHVRVLRFIALTNKILREISVVEVVQCTVSMCLLGYYVIMEWESKKTTSYITYIVLLLSFTFNIFIFCYIGELVAEKWKKIGEVSYMIDWYRLSGRKALDVVLMIAMSNASIKFTAGNLFELSFSTFSDVMKIAFAI; the protein is encoded by the exons ATGCATGAAACCGTCATCACAGAGAAGGCAAATCCAGTCGCGACCGTTTACGATCACAAGAAAGATCTGCAGCTGAGCCTTCAGCTGAATCGTTGGATGCTGGAGCTAATCGGTGCGTGGCCGAAATCCACAATCTCATGGACAGAGAGATACGCGTACAGGCTGTTGAACGTGATTTGCACCAGTTTAATCAGCTTCCTCGTCATACCTGCCGTCGTCTGCATAGTAATCGAAATGAATGACTCATACATTATCTTGAAACTTTCTGGAGCGCTGAGTTTCTGCGTACTGGCCGTCGTGAAGTATTCCTCGCTGATCTTCCACGAGAAAGACATTCGCAGGGGTATCAAGCATATCGAGAGCGACTGGATAAATACTCTACATTACGGTGATCGGATCATCATGATTAGGAGCGCGAAATTTGGCCGACGCCTCGTAACGATCTGCGCGTTCTTCATGTACGGCGGTGCCGTCTTCTTCTATCTCGCTCTGCCGTTCAGTGTCGGCAAGATTACGGAGAGTGACGGAAACCTGACGTATCGGCCATTAGTGTATCCGGTCGCCAGAGCAATCGTCGACGTACGATACAGTCCTGTCAGTGAGATTTTCTTCTGGATGCAATGCTTGTCGGGTTTCCTCGCGCACTCCATCACCGCCACTGGATGTAGCTTGGCCGCCGTGTTCGCGATGCACGCCTACGGCCGTATAGAAATCCTAATACGGTGGATCGAGCACTTGCTGAACGAACGGAAAGATTTGTGCGATACCATGGATGAGAGATTGGCGATGATCGTGGAACAGCACGTTCGAGTTTTACG TTTTATAGCACTAACAAACAAGATACTGCGCGAAATATCTGTCGTGGAAGTTGTGCAGTGTACAGTAAGCATGTGTCTTCTTGGATATTATGTTATCATG GAATGGGAGAGCAAAAAGACTACAAgttatataacttatattgTCCTGCTTCTATCTTTtacgttcaatatttttatattttgttacatcGGCGAACTTGTTGCCGAAAAG TGGAAGAAGATCGGCGAGGTATCGTACATGATCGATTGGTATCGTTTATCAGGAAGAAAAGCCCTCGATGTCGTGTTGATGATTGCTATGTCCAATGCATCGATCAAATTTACCGCTGGAAATCTCTTCGAATTGTCCTTCAGTACCTTCAGCGAC GTGATGAAAATAGCGTttgctatttaa
- the LOC139817234 gene encoding uncharacterized protein isoform X4, with amino-acid sequence MHETVITEKANPVATVYDHKKDLQLSLQLNRWMLELIGAWPKSTISWTERYAYRLLNVICTSLISFLVIPAVVCIVIEMNDSYIILKLSGALSFCVLAVVKYSSLIFHEKDIRRGIKHIESDWINTLHYGDRIIMIRSAKFGRRLVTICAFFMYGGAVFFYLALPFSVGKITESDGNLTYRPLVYPVARAIVDVRYSPVSEIFFWMQCLSGFLAHSITATGCSLAAVFAMHAYGRIEILIRWIEHLLNERKDLCDTMDERLAMIVEQHVRVLRFIALTNKILREISVVEVVQCTWKKIGEVSYMIDWYRLSGRKALDVVLMIAMSNASIKFTAGNLFELSFSTFSDVIKTSVAYFNMLRTLNI; translated from the exons ATGCATGAAACCGTCATCACAGAGAAGGCAAATCCAGTCGCGACCGTTTACGATCACAAGAAAGATCTGCAGCTGAGCCTTCAGCTGAATCGTTGGATGCTGGAGCTAATCGGTGCGTGGCCGAAATCCACAATCTCATGGACAGAGAGATACGCGTACAGGCTGTTGAACGTGATTTGCACCAGTTTAATCAGCTTCCTCGTCATACCTGCCGTCGTCTGCATAGTAATCGAAATGAATGACTCATACATTATCTTGAAACTTTCTGGAGCGCTGAGTTTCTGCGTACTGGCCGTCGTGAAGTATTCCTCGCTGATCTTCCACGAGAAAGACATTCGCAGGGGTATCAAGCATATCGAGAGCGACTGGATAAATACTCTACATTACGGTGATCGGATCATCATGATTAGGAGCGCGAAATTTGGCCGACGCCTCGTAACGATCTGCGCGTTCTTCATGTACGGCGGTGCCGTCTTCTTCTATCTCGCTCTGCCGTTCAGTGTCGGCAAGATTACGGAGAGTGACGGAAACCTGACGTATCGGCCATTAGTGTATCCGGTCGCCAGAGCAATCGTCGACGTACGATACAGTCCTGTCAGTGAGATTTTCTTCTGGATGCAATGCTTGTCGGGTTTCCTCGCGCACTCCATCACCGCCACTGGATGTAGCTTGGCCGCCGTGTTCGCGATGCACGCCTACGGCCGTATAGAAATCCTAATACGGTGGATCGAGCACTTGCTGAACGAACGGAAAGATTTGTGCGATACCATGGATGAGAGATTGGCGATGATCGTGGAACAGCACGTTCGAGTTTTACG TTTTATAGCACTAACAAACAAGATACTGCGCGAAATATCTGTCGTGGAAGTTGTGCAGTGTACA TGGAAGAAGATCGGCGAGGTATCGTACATGATCGATTGGTATCGTTTATCAGGAAGAAAAGCCCTCGATGTCGTGTTGATGATTGCTATGTCCAATGCATCGATCAAATTTACCGCTGGAAATCTCTTCGAATTGTCCTTCAGTACCTTCAGCGAC GTGATTAAGACATCAGTCGCCTATTTTAACATGCTGcgtacattaaatatataa
- the LOC139817234 gene encoding odorant receptor 43a-like isoform X3 encodes MHETVITEKANPVATVYDHKKDLQLSLQLNRWMLELIGAWPKSTISWTERYAYRLLNVICTSLISFLVIPAVVCIVIEMNDSYIILKLSGALSFCVLAVVKYSSLIFHEKDIRRGIKHIESDWINTLHYGDRIIMIRSAKFGRRLVTICAFFMYGGAVFFYLALPFSVGKITESDGNLTYRPLVYPVARAIVDVRYSPVSEIFFWMQCLSGFLAHSITATGCSLAAVFAMHAYGRIEILIRWIEHLLNERKDLCDTMDERLAMIVEQHVRVLRFIALTNKILREISVVEVVQCTEWESKKTTSYITYIVLLLSFTFNIFIFCYIGELVAEKWKKIGEVSYMIDWYRLSGRKALDVVLMIAMSNASIKFTAGNLFELSFSTFSDVIKTSVAYFNMLRTLNI; translated from the exons ATGCATGAAACCGTCATCACAGAGAAGGCAAATCCAGTCGCGACCGTTTACGATCACAAGAAAGATCTGCAGCTGAGCCTTCAGCTGAATCGTTGGATGCTGGAGCTAATCGGTGCGTGGCCGAAATCCACAATCTCATGGACAGAGAGATACGCGTACAGGCTGTTGAACGTGATTTGCACCAGTTTAATCAGCTTCCTCGTCATACCTGCCGTCGTCTGCATAGTAATCGAAATGAATGACTCATACATTATCTTGAAACTTTCTGGAGCGCTGAGTTTCTGCGTACTGGCCGTCGTGAAGTATTCCTCGCTGATCTTCCACGAGAAAGACATTCGCAGGGGTATCAAGCATATCGAGAGCGACTGGATAAATACTCTACATTACGGTGATCGGATCATCATGATTAGGAGCGCGAAATTTGGCCGACGCCTCGTAACGATCTGCGCGTTCTTCATGTACGGCGGTGCCGTCTTCTTCTATCTCGCTCTGCCGTTCAGTGTCGGCAAGATTACGGAGAGTGACGGAAACCTGACGTATCGGCCATTAGTGTATCCGGTCGCCAGAGCAATCGTCGACGTACGATACAGTCCTGTCAGTGAGATTTTCTTCTGGATGCAATGCTTGTCGGGTTTCCTCGCGCACTCCATCACCGCCACTGGATGTAGCTTGGCCGCCGTGTTCGCGATGCACGCCTACGGCCGTATAGAAATCCTAATACGGTGGATCGAGCACTTGCTGAACGAACGGAAAGATTTGTGCGATACCATGGATGAGAGATTGGCGATGATCGTGGAACAGCACGTTCGAGTTTTACG TTTTATAGCACTAACAAACAAGATACTGCGCGAAATATCTGTCGTGGAAGTTGTGCAGTGTACA GAATGGGAGAGCAAAAAGACTACAAgttatataacttatattgTCCTGCTTCTATCTTTtacgttcaatatttttatattttgttacatcGGCGAACTTGTTGCCGAAAAG TGGAAGAAGATCGGCGAGGTATCGTACATGATCGATTGGTATCGTTTATCAGGAAGAAAAGCCCTCGATGTCGTGTTGATGATTGCTATGTCCAATGCATCGATCAAATTTACCGCTGGAAATCTCTTCGAATTGTCCTTCAGTACCTTCAGCGAC GTGATTAAGACATCAGTCGCCTATTTTAACATGCTGcgtacattaaatatataa
- the LOC139817234 gene encoding odorant receptor 43a-like isoform X1 — protein sequence MHETVITEKANPVATVYDHKKDLQLSLQLNRWMLELIGAWPKSTISWTERYAYRLLNVICTSLISFLVIPAVVCIVIEMNDSYIILKLSGALSFCVLAVVKYSSLIFHEKDIRRGIKHIESDWINTLHYGDRIIMIRSAKFGRRLVTICAFFMYGGAVFFYLALPFSVGKITESDGNLTYRPLVYPVARAIVDVRYSPVSEIFFWMQCLSGFLAHSITATGCSLAAVFAMHAYGRIEILIRWIEHLLNERKDLCDTMDERLAMIVEQHVRVLRFIALTNKILREISVVEVVQCTVSMCLLGYYVIMEWESKKTTSYITYIVLLLSFTFNIFIFCYIGELVAEKWKKIGEVSYMIDWYRLSGRKALDVVLMIAMSNASIKFTAGNLFELSFSTFSDVIKTSVAYFNMLRTLNI from the exons ATGCATGAAACCGTCATCACAGAGAAGGCAAATCCAGTCGCGACCGTTTACGATCACAAGAAAGATCTGCAGCTGAGCCTTCAGCTGAATCGTTGGATGCTGGAGCTAATCGGTGCGTGGCCGAAATCCACAATCTCATGGACAGAGAGATACGCGTACAGGCTGTTGAACGTGATTTGCACCAGTTTAATCAGCTTCCTCGTCATACCTGCCGTCGTCTGCATAGTAATCGAAATGAATGACTCATACATTATCTTGAAACTTTCTGGAGCGCTGAGTTTCTGCGTACTGGCCGTCGTGAAGTATTCCTCGCTGATCTTCCACGAGAAAGACATTCGCAGGGGTATCAAGCATATCGAGAGCGACTGGATAAATACTCTACATTACGGTGATCGGATCATCATGATTAGGAGCGCGAAATTTGGCCGACGCCTCGTAACGATCTGCGCGTTCTTCATGTACGGCGGTGCCGTCTTCTTCTATCTCGCTCTGCCGTTCAGTGTCGGCAAGATTACGGAGAGTGACGGAAACCTGACGTATCGGCCATTAGTGTATCCGGTCGCCAGAGCAATCGTCGACGTACGATACAGTCCTGTCAGTGAGATTTTCTTCTGGATGCAATGCTTGTCGGGTTTCCTCGCGCACTCCATCACCGCCACTGGATGTAGCTTGGCCGCCGTGTTCGCGATGCACGCCTACGGCCGTATAGAAATCCTAATACGGTGGATCGAGCACTTGCTGAACGAACGGAAAGATTTGTGCGATACCATGGATGAGAGATTGGCGATGATCGTGGAACAGCACGTTCGAGTTTTACG TTTTATAGCACTAACAAACAAGATACTGCGCGAAATATCTGTCGTGGAAGTTGTGCAGTGTACAGTAAGCATGTGTCTTCTTGGATATTATGTTATCATG GAATGGGAGAGCAAAAAGACTACAAgttatataacttatattgTCCTGCTTCTATCTTTtacgttcaatatttttatattttgttacatcGGCGAACTTGTTGCCGAAAAG TGGAAGAAGATCGGCGAGGTATCGTACATGATCGATTGGTATCGTTTATCAGGAAGAAAAGCCCTCGATGTCGTGTTGATGATTGCTATGTCCAATGCATCGATCAAATTTACCGCTGGAAATCTCTTCGAATTGTCCTTCAGTACCTTCAGCGAC GTGATTAAGACATCAGTCGCCTATTTTAACATGCTGcgtacattaaatatataa